In the genome of Mytilus edulis chromosome 3, xbMytEdul2.2, whole genome shotgun sequence, one region contains:
- the LOC139516464 gene encoding loricrin-like produces MNTATFVLLVVCTAQGSPVYRDYARRATNLGNFDPNALYQQQSQSVQSYLKGSGSVSSSGGSGSVASPGGSGQSGGSSSGSMGTFDPNALFKQQSQQTSQALSSSSQQSSGSSSGQQSSGGSATFDPNAVNTMTSQQKSPQTMSGQKSGSAATGTFDPNALNSKIPQQQQSTGGGGAQPQSSGGSQQSSGSGSTGTFNPNALNSQMPQQQQSAAGGGAQTQSSGGSQPQSSGGSTGTFNPNAMNSQMPQQQQSAGSGGAQSQSSGGGGMSSGSSGGGKSSGSGGFDPSALNNQMLQQNLKQIANSKPTGSSMGSGGSSMGSGGSSMGSGGSSSMGSGGSSMGSGGSSMGSGGSSSMGSGGSSSIGSGGSSSMGSGGSSMSGGSSGGSGGFDPNALNSPEKNKIDPSMFMSGGTNALTNKMNGGSSGSSSSGSQMSSGGSQMGSGSPQMGSGGSQMSSGGGSGGSQMGSGSSQMGSGGSQMGSGSSQMGSQTSSGGSQMGSGGSQMGSGSSQMSSGGSGGSSTSSSQSGSSGGSGGSSSSGSQSGSSGGSGGSSSSSSQSGSSSGGSTGSFDPNKLNQQMMSQSNMMNPSQFMSGTNAGASSGSMGKDLQYNLFNPNKFVGK; encoded by the exons ATGAATACGGCTACATTTGTACTACTGGTAGTATGTACCGCACAAGGATCTCCAGTTTATAGAG ACTATGCACGGCGAGCAACTAATCTCGGAAATTTCGACCCAAATGCACTTTATCAACAACAGTCACAGTCGGTACAATCGTACCTAAAGGGTTCCGGAAGTGTATCATCGTCTGGTGGTTCCGGAAGTGTGGCATCACCTGGTGGTTCTGGACAATCAGGAGGGTCAAGTAGTGGATCTATGGGTACTTTTGATCCAAATGCTTTATTCAAACAGCAATCACAACAAACAAGTCAGGCATTATCAAGTAGTTCACAACAGTCATCTGGTAGTTCATCAGGACAACAGTCAAGTGGCGGAAGTGCAACTTTTGACCCGAATGCTGTAAATACAATGACATCACAACAAAAGTCCCCACAGACCATGAGCGGTCAGAAGTCTGGTAGTGCTGCAACGGGAACATTTGACCCAAATGCCTTGAACAGTAAGATCCCTCAGCAACAACAAAGTACTGGTGGCGGTGGAGCACAACCGCAAAGTTCTGGTGGATCACAACAGTCGTCAGGAAGTGGTTCAACTGGAACATTTAATCCCAATGCCCTGAACAGTCAGATGCCTCAGCAACAGCAAAGTGCTGCTGGTGGTGGAGCACAGACACAAAGTTCTGGTGGATCACAACCGCAAAGTTCTGGTGGATCAACAGGAACATTTAATCCAAATGCCATGAACAGTCAGATGCCTCAGCAACAGCAAAGTGCTGGAAGTGGAGGAGCACAATCACAAAGTTCTGGTGGAGGTGGAATGTCTTCAGGTAGTAGTGGAGGTGGAAAGTCTTCGGGTAGTGGTGGATTCGATCCTTCAGCTTTGAACAATCAAATGTTACAACAGAATCTGAAACAAATCGCCAACAGTAAACCAACTGGCAGTTCTATGGGAAGTGGTGGTAGTTCTATGGGCAGTGGCGGTAGTTCTATGGGTAGTGGCGGTAGTAGTTCAATGGGAAGTGGCGGTAGCTCTATGGGTAGTGGCGGTAGTTCTATGGGCAGTGGTGGTAGTAGTTCTATGGGTAGTGGAGGTAGTAGTTCTATTGGCAGTGGCGGTAGTAGCTCCATGGGCAGTGGCGGTAGTTCTATGAGTGGTGGTTCAAGTGGTGGATCAGGAGGGTTTGATCCAAATGCACTTAACagtccagaaaaaaataaaatagatccGTCAATGTTTATGAGTGGTGGAACAAATGCTTTAACAAATAAGATGAATGGAGGCTCCAGTGGAAGTTCTAGCAGTGGATCACAAATGAGTTCAGGAGGTTCACAGATGGGTTCTGGTAGTCCACAGATGGGCTCTGGAGGATCACAAATGAGTTCAGGTGGTGGTTCGGGTGGTTCACAGATGGGATCTGGTAGTTCACAGATGGGTTCAGGTGGTTCACAAATGGGTTCTGGTAGTTCACAAATGGGATCACAGACGAGTTCTGGAGGATCACAAATGGGATCTGGAGGGTCGCAGATGGGTTCTGGAAGTTCACAGATGAGTTCAGGTGGGTCTGGTGGTTCATCAACCAGTAGCTCTCAGAGTGGAAGTTCGGGCGGATCTGGGGGTTCATCAAGCAGTGGCTCTCAGAGTGGAAGTTCAGGCGGATCTGGGGGTTCATCAAGCAGTAGCTCACAGAGTGGAAGTTCCAGTGGTGGATCGACAGGAAGTTTTGACCCAAATAAGCTGAATCAACAGATGATGTCTCAATCAAATATGATGAACCCTTCTCAGTTCATGAGTGGAACAAATGCAGGAGCATCTTCCGGATCAATGGGAAAAGATCTTCAGTACAATCTGTTTAATCCAAATAAATTTGttggaaaataa
- the LOC139514853 gene encoding uncharacterized protein, whose amino-acid sequence MSSYAMFLLVFSVVTGRPSVEKRLTANTNPQLSPNQFISPNFTSSGTNFQPQQFLNPSFQQNVNNTNPNFMPSFIDPSQFFKGTGGTGGSSSSGNSSSTSGGIFSPQQFINPFSSGGNSSSFSFIDPGKFIGKRTVK is encoded by the exons ATGTCGTCTTATGCAATGTTCCTTCTGGTTTTTTCTGTGGTAACGGGTAGACCATCTGTAG AAAAAAGACTGACTGCCAACACTAATCCACAACTATCACCAAACCAGTTTATTAGTCCAAACTTTACATCCAGTGGAACTAATTTTCAGCCACAGCAATTCTTGAATCCATCATTCCAACAGAATGTCAACAACACCAACCCAAATTTCATGCCAAGTTTCATCGATCCTTCACAGTTCTTTAAAGGGACCGGAGGTACCGGTGGTAGTAGTTCATCTGGGAACAGTTCATCAACTTCCGGTGGTATTTTTTCTCCGCAGCAGTTTATCAATCCATTCAGTTCTGGTGGAAATAGTTCCAGTTTTAGCTTCATTGACCCCGGAAAGTTTATCGGGAAAAGGACAGTTAAATGA
- the LOC139515245 gene encoding triadin-like, translated as MDLRNSRHNSYSDVRILHDEPYMPLSARDSYGSQKAPMMMYNQYGDDYLDKALYLENRMRIQKNIISRHKTEAVKTQHKEDKVLSKHNSVNDFQKPQKSYSSLFSKQNNKSNKGQGNYQNGGPNAEDVWVPKDMPMDRNEHDYQIPETLDTARGKARYALVRLNSYEQSNVSQMHMETVNPLVLPPSFASQNIPVTYNAKTGFPNNLVKRHSVDPNNFIGSENREILEKVNNGHENIPDETETYSNKREASYNGRRLVKKNSKITLDDLIVNEKDKKHPLMSRKSKQSLKVPPKEPGNEIDKINYEELAQNMNLARTHERHPSRDTNLTVSRKSSTVNSRQSTMSKISRKQNETPLSVHSVPSSSTTASPALKHYRSKKRVNKKSSGKDDEAAQTTDTVVMSDRTKPENEVPVKRRDSRQQIDTMVVSDRTKPESEVPVKKRDSRQQTNSQLNDAAKSDSLPSTKKQQKTVKSNNTVALENSFSKTTDYHVEGNTYGRKNNKISDDRTKQKNSKFNTQKTDRSDVSEVSKATNKISNTEHVKSKIPKANEQKRKYADKNHVLRKTDSFKMMGNSSEFFGYCSVPLEDEGTTKKPKSILKKSRTDPDRPDTA; from the coding sequence atgGATTTACGGAATTCTCGTCACAATTCATATTCGGACGTTCGGATATTACACGATGAACCATATATGCCACTAAGTGCCCGAGACTCATACGGTAGTCAGAAGGCTCCAATGATGATGTATAATCAGTATGGAGATGATTATTTAGACAAAGCCTTGTATTTAGAAAACAGGATGAGAATTCAAAAGAACATCATCAGCCGTCACAAGACCGAGGCTGTGAAAACACAACACAAAGAAGACAAAGTGTTGTCAAAGCATAACAGTGTGAATGATTTTCAAAAACCTCAAAAGTCATATTCAAGTTTGTTTAGTAAGCAGAATAACAAATCCAACAAAGGACAGGGAAATTATCAAAATGGAGGTCCCAATGCTGAGGACGTATGGGTTCCGAAAGATATGCCCATGGATAGGAACGAACATGATTATCAGATCCCTGAAACATTGGATACCGCCAGGGGTAAAGCAAGGTATGCTCTAGTCAGATTGAATAGCTATGAACAATCAAATGTATCACAAATGCACATGGAGACCGTAAATCCGTTAGTTTTACCGCCATCTTTTGCGAGTCAAAATATTCCCGTAACTTACAACGCAAAAACGGGCTTTCCTAACAATCTAGTGAAACGACATTCAGTCGATCCGAACAATTTCATAGGATCAGAAAATCGTGAAATTCTAGAAAAGGTAAATAACGGTCATGAGAACATTCCAGATGAAACGGAGACTTACAGCAATAAAAGGGAAGCTTCATACAACGGTAGGCGGTTGGTCAAGAAAAACTCAAAAATCACTCTGGATGACTTAATTGTGAATGAAAAGGATAAGAAACATCCATTGATGTCACGAAAATCTAAACAATCTTTGAAAGTTCCTCCCAAGGAACCTGGAAATGAAATTGACAAGATAAATTATGAAGAATTAGCCCAAAATATGAATTTGGCGCGCACACATGAAAGACATCCATCGCGTGATACGAACCTTACAGTTTCTAGGAAAAGCTCGACGGTCAACAGTCGTCAGTCTACCATGAGCAAGATTTCAAGGAAACAAAACGAAACACCACTTTCTGTTCACTCGGTACCTTCTTCTTCTACGACTGCATCTCCCGCTTTAAAACATTATCGTTCGAAGAAACGTGTAAACAAGAAGAGTTCCGGAAAGGATGATGAAGCTGCTCAAACTACTGATACTGTGGTTATGTCTGATAGAACAAAACCTGAAAATGAAGTACCAGTGAAGAGAAGGGATAGCCGACAACAAATTGATACAATGGTTGTGTCTGATAGAACAAAACCTGAAAGTGAAGTACCAGTGAAGAAAAGGGACAGCCGACAACAAACTAATTCTCAATTAAACGATGCTGCTAAATCTGATTCGTTGCCGtcaacaaagaaacaacaaaaaaccGTCAAATCAAATAACACAGTGGCGTTGGAAAACTCATTTTCAAAAACGACAGATTATCACGTTGAAGGGAATACTTAtggaagaaaaaataataaaatttcagACGACAGAACCAAACAAAAAAATTCTAAGTTCAATACACAAAAAACGGACAGAAGTGATGTATCAGAAGTTAGCAAAGCAACAAACAAGATCTCAAATACAGAACATGTAAAATCAAAAATACCAAAAGCGAATGAACAAAAGAGAAAATATGCAGATAAAAATCATGTTCTAAGGAAAACTGATTCGTTCAAAATGATGGGAAACAGTTCAGAATTTTTCGGCTATTGTTCTGTTCCACTGGAGGACGAAGGTACAACTAAAAAACCAAAATCAATACTTAAGAAATCTAGGACGGACCCCGATAGACCAGATACCGCATAA
- the LOC139515246 gene encoding uncharacterized protein, with amino-acid sequence MEMNSKIFEQWIEKQLVPALPKKSLIVMDNASYHSVRVEGTKPPTSNSRKGDMVDFLNKLGVEFDMKKTKPKIYEIIKSKKIDPVYKVDEFLKKKGHEVLRLPPYHCEFNPIELIWGNLKGFVGQENSTFKQNDVKSLIQKGFEQINSTTWFNSCNHVKNNIEPKYWQNDAIQDEIQKIIIHIESDSEIESESENDDLSDGDETEDYEWP; translated from the coding sequence ATGGAGATGAACAGCAAAATTTTTGAACAATGGATAGAAAAACAATTAGTTCCAGCTTTGCCAAAAAAAAGTCTAATAGTAATGGACAATGCGTCATATCATAGTGTGCGTGTCGAGGGTACAAAACCTCCCACATCTAATTCCAGAAAAGGTGACATGGTTGACTTTTTAAATAAACTTGGTGTTGAATTTGACATGAAAAAAACCAAACCCAAGatatatgaaattattaaatCCAAAAAAATTGACCCTGTATACAAGGTTgatgaatttttgaaaaagaaaGGACATGAAGTTCTAAGACTCCCACCATATCACTGCGAGTTTAACCCTATTGAACTTATTTGGGGAAATTTAAAGGGATTTGTTGGTCAGGAAAACtctacatttaaacaaaatgatgtGAAATCCCTTATTCAAAAAGGATTTGAACAGATAAATAGTACAACATGGTTCAATTCATGCAATCATGTAAAAAACAATATTGAACCAAAATATTGGCAAAACGATGCTATACAGGatgaaattcaaaaaataatcattcatATTGAATCAGACTCTGAAATTGAAAGCGAAAGTGAGAATGATGATTTAAGTGATGGAGATGAGACTGAAGATTATGAATGGCCTTAA